DNA sequence from the Dunckerocampus dactyliophorus isolate RoL2022-P2 chromosome 4, RoL_Ddac_1.1, whole genome shotgun sequence genome:
CACTCAGAGGTGtttttgggcatgtggaggtgGAACATCAAGGTGCTCAGCTGGAGACGTCCCAGCGCAGGACCATTCTGCTGCAAGAGGAGAACAACGTCCTCAAGGAGAAGATCCACAACCTGGAACGGTACTTCCTAATTCACCTGCGGGACACGTGACACCTACCTTTGTACCCTCACCATGCGTGTCACGTGACGTGCAGGAAGCTGGAGGACATGACGCTGGAGAACAAGGAGATGTGTCAGGCCCTCAGCTTGAAGGAGGCCAGTGTGCACAGCGTGGAGCAGCAACTGGAGGTCAAGGCCCGCGAGTGCGGCGTTCTGACTCGGCAGCTCCAACAAGCTCTGGAAGACGCCCAGCAGCAGGTGGGACGCCCCCCCGACCCATGCCCCCGCCCCAACGATTCACCTTCTCCATGTTCTCCCCCTCGCAGGCAGACGACAGCATGCACCGGGTTCTGGCCAAAGAGAGGGCATCCCAGTCCAAAGCTTTGGACCTACAGGGTCAGCTGAGCCGAGCCGAAGCAGAACTGAGCCAGCTGCATCGCAGCAAGGACGAGGTACCGCCTCCTCGCTTCTACAAGGTCTGCCGACTAAGCAGCCTGACGTTCTGCTTGCGCTTCAGATGGAGCGTCGCTTCCAGAACCAACTGAAGAACCTGAAGGAGCGCCTGGAGCAGTCGGACTCCACCAACCGCAGCCTGCAGAACTACGTGCACTTCCTGAAGACCTCCTACGGGAACGTCTTTGGAGAGTCTTTGCTCTCCACTTGACCAAACCACATGGACCTGAAAACCGGGTGTCAAACTTTGGTAAACTCCTCGTAGGGACTTGGACCAAATGGGCCCAAATCCAAACCACAGATACGAGACACATAGGCGCCGATACATGAGGAAGGATTTTAGGCTGGCCCATAAGAACCTTTGATGATTTACTCAGCAAAACCAAACCCAATAAGTCCACACTTGTCATCATTGGTACGTATGAACCACATGACACCCTCAACCATCGGCTTTGCTTCAAACCATGGAATACTTTGATtattacaataaatacaaaactttttactttactatcttatggaaaaaaatgcatccttAATAAGATGAAAATgaatttcatgaaaaaatgtgcCATTAGTAAATTCATacaaattttatgaaaaataattgCGTCAATAAAATTCTATATTTCATGATAGGTGCATcattaatacaaattaaaaaaaattatagttcatgaaaaaaatacatcaataaaaaCAAGGAAAAGTAAAATAGTTCATGAAAACGGCGCatcattaataaaataaataaatgcactagtaaaaaaaaaaaagtatatattagTAAATAAAAGCATTCCATCACTATtaatacagaaataaataaaatagatcaatattatgaaaaaggtGCAtcgttaataaaaaatattttccaaaaaaggtGCATTATTAGAACAAATTGATACAAGTTTTGTGAAAAAGGTGCATCATAAAGACAAAGATCAATTAAAAAATAGATGAAAATATCTGATGAAAAAGGTGAATGATTGGATGGAgggtgagggaaaaaaatgtttcactgaaagtcgctgtgagaaaaaaaaaaaaagtccactaATTATTGTAATAATTAATAAGCCTTATTTCAAGTAAGCTTACCTTTGTGGATGTGCCATTTTTGCTTCTTGTGTTCTGTGATGTGCTTTGTGGTTGATTGTAGTGGTTACCCGTCTAGCTGGGCACGTTGAAATGTTGGGTTTTACAGgacatttctttcatttaaGAGCAGACTGACTGTAAAAGTAAATGATGTACAGGATGTTAAATGTGTGGACTTTGAACATCTACAAGCATTTCATGGAATACTTCAGCCTTAAGTGACAGACATATTTAACATATTATGGAAACGTTGTGTCTGGAAGAATTTTAGAATAAAAACATCAACGCAGGTTATTGTCTTTATTTACAAACTATGCACATGAATCACTTTGCCTTCCAACTCATTTCCTGTCAGAGCGCGCCATCTGCTGGCAGCGTCACCACGCTGCACCCTCAGCCACTCAAACGTAACATCCGGTAGCTTTGACAGCTCGGCGCGAACAATTCACCTCATTTTTGGACATTGGAGATGTAAAAGCTAAATATTGCTGTAGAATGATTGAATAATGCTTTGATGGATGAAAAAGAGGAAGCTGCGGTTACCCCTTTGGCCAGAGGAGGTCAGTATCGAGTCCCAACAGTGCATTTCTTGAACATCAGGTGAGGCCTGTTGTCTTTTCCCGTCATGTCAGTGTCGTCCCTGGTGGTTCTGCGTGGCCGTCTCCATGCGTCGGTACCAGTGCTTCACCTTGGTGTTGGCCATCATGTCGTCAAACGCCTGCAGGCCCTCCATCACACGCAGAACGCCAAACACCGCCTGCCGGGGACCGAGCAGAGgacatcagtgtttcccatacattcattcattcattcattcgtgggGGCCCGGCCTTGGTTTCCTCACCAGGTCGGCCAGGTTGGGACAATCCCCGCCCATGAACTTCCTCGTCTTGCCGATGGCGGCCACCCAGTCGTTGACGGCTTTGTAGAGGTCCTGCCTCACGTCGTCCTGGAGGTTGTGGCTGTACGACGCAGGATTAGGGCCATATTGGGAAAGAGAAAATAatcatctgagatttcgagaataaagtcgtaaatatacgaGAAAAAAGGTCGTAAAGTTACCTTGCACAAGGCTAAAGGTCACATAAGGCCCCCCTTTtctagctgtctcaggcaatgcctgctaCCAATGTTAGAATCAATaaaataagtacatttactactttattctcataatattaccactttactcTCGtagatttacaactttattcttgtcacattacaacttttttttctcaaatttaaaaaattctttcttgtaatattacaactttattcatgtaatatgctttttttcttgtaaatttccaactttattcttggaaatttccaactttattctcaatattacgacttttcccCACCCCctcaaatttacaaaaatgtttctcggaatattacaactttattcattcattcactttttTTCGTAGTATTCCGACTATTCTCATAATAGGACAACTTtatttcctcgtaaatttacgactatcTCGGAATTTATGACTTcagaatattctgacttttattctcgtaaatttacaactttattctttattctaaTATTCGAGGATTCCCCCCCCCTAATGTAactaatgtaattttagtagcataaagataaaacattacagcaacaaaTGTAATgccatattatgagaaacaaacaaagtagaagttagctgtcatttttggaaaatgaggttgtggaaaagtgatgttatgagactaaaataaaaatattactagaataaagtcagaattacaaaaagcacatttatgaaaagaaagttggaagagttggaaaattaaaataaattaaaaaacagcaaaagtggaaaaaataactTTACTAAATTATGCCAAAAactaaagttgtattttaacaagaaaaaagttgccatATTGCCAGagtaatgttgtaatgttaagaggaaaaattatgtcataaataattaaaccattaaaagaaaaaaaaagttgtttttttaaagtcataatataagaaacaaaatagaataaagttttggaaaatgaggttgcaggGAAAGTTattatatgatgggaataaagtacatATAAAAAATGACATATAGTTTATCTATTATATCAAGTAAGCTACAAAGATTACTTATGaagaaaattttaaatatttggaaaattaaaaaacagtaaaaatggggagAAAAAGAGCAGCATTGATAAGAATAATGTTTTTCcagcacttttttcttgaactaaaTATCAACTCTTAGCATATCTGACAAAATATGaaggtggcaaagttgcatACTTTCTTCTTTCACTCTGTGACccttgttggaaaaagtttgtacacccctgtgtcacgctaaaaacacacacacgtgcagtaTGCTTTGATTTCCGTCCACTCACCGGCTTTTCAGCCTCTTGGCGATGATAAACATGGCCGCCGCCCCCACGTACTTGGCGAAGAAGCCTTCCAAGGAGCCAAACTTGCCCTCGCGCACGATGTAGTCGAAGGACGCCAGCGCCTCGCCGGTAGTCCGATACACGTTGGGGGAGATAAGGTGCACCAGCCAGTCGTCGGCCCACTTACGCCACTTCATCTCCTCCCTGGACGGGTCAGACTGCTAGCTCGCTAACACGCttctaaatatgtatatatgcaCCCCTCACCCCCACGCCCCAGGCTTACTTCTGCATGCCTTTCTCCGGGTAGACCAGCGCTGTGTCGGCCTCGCTCAGCATGAGCCAGTATTTGTTGTTGTACTCCATCACCTCCTTGCCGCCCTCGTTCACAGACTTCATCTCGGGGTAACAGCGAAGGATGTCAGCCATGTTCTTCTCCCTGCCGGACGCCAGTTAGCCTTTCTTTAAACACCACCTTTTTCAACCACAACACTTAGCTGATGGCTAATGGCTAAGGGCGTGCACCACCTGGCAGCGACTAGTAGAGGGCCTGAGTCGCTAACTACAATCACAGAGCCAACACAAAAGGAAAGTAAACACACTAATCACGTTACTTTTGCAACATTTGTACAAAAGAAGTgtcgcaaggcatgctggggagCCGGAAGCACTCCCAGAATAAACAACAGTGGGGCTTACTTGCTGGCTAAGTAAGTCTTGAGGGAGCTGACGATGACAGACGAGTCGTTCAGTTGCTGCCGTTTCAGAGAAAGAAGAAAAttccattaaatatattttttgtttaagtgACTAAGACGTCCACTTGCGCGCGCCCTACCACGTCCTCATCCACCATCAGGATGGGCACTTTTCTGTACGTGGACCACTTGATCTCCTGACGCATGACGGGGTTGACCTCCACGATTTCATAGGCCAGGCCGTGGTAGTCCAGGAAGGCTCGCACTTTGCTGCAGAAGGGGCAGGTTTTGTACTGGTACAGGGTCAGCCTCACGCCCCTGTCCGACTCCTGCAACAGGAAGCTCATCTCAGACAAACACCAGCGATGTAAATGTCTTTATAGTGGACCATCTGAGAGGCACGGTTTAACAGAAAGATTCGATCCAGTGTACAAACTATACAATTCAATTCAACGGTTACATGTGTTGAtctagacattaatcttaccttatgaaataaaaaatccaactgtaatatatatttagtgcttttaatttgatgttcctgtcatagttttacacaatacataggTCAATTTGATGGCTGCTAATGGTTGCGATGCTAATGCCATTTACgtccattcttgtcttcagtcatgctaagctacggcGCTTGCGCGAAAATCGTTTCCCGGGCAGaccaggctctcgcgttgtttcAGAGGCGGACTGTCCACCGGTTGCTAGtctcgcgatacccggtgcatgtctctacaatccattcatctCAGGATTCATGGCTGATTTTATTCGTTCCAGGACGCTGCTAGCAAAGACTAACTGACTGCTACTACTAAAAAGCATCTCTGTTAGCACTGAAGCTAATTAGCGCATGTAAATCTGTGAGCATACTTACTTTAAGTGTGCTCACACCTGCTGATTTACAAACTACACTTTGCCATCATTCTCTTTATTATCTTAATTCTGTCTCACCTTAGGGTGTTCCTGGGCCAGGTGCTGTTGGACCCAGTAGAACTTGACAGTGTGGTACAGACCCAGACCGCCGCCAAGCAGGAAAGCGCAGCCCAGAGctctgcttccccctcctcGCAGCGAGGACAGCAGTCTGGACCGCCCCCCCGTCTCGCCGGAGCACCAGGTGCCATATGCCCTCCGGTAGAGGTAAGCGATGGTACCGGGCCGGCGGATCGCCGGACTGTCCAGCATCGTCCAGCCGACCTTAAGGAGAGACCTGGTGCAGGCCGCCGCCATGTTGGTTAACATAAAGTCCCACAATGCGCCGCGATAGTTGGAGAGTTTTACACTTTACCCCCGAGTGTAGTCTGCTAGGATAAGCACCGCCCGTTGTGACGTCCTAGGTAAAGGACTGGAAAGATTTCTTCATCAGTAACTGACTATACATCAGTATTAAATGTACTCGTGTTACATATTTCAGTTTTTCACTCCCACCTATTAGAAAGCTACCAATTGTCATGTGAATcaaactgtggtgcgttcacggGGCCGCACGTTTCCCTCACTCTACTTGTGCTACGTGTGAGGCGTTCATGAGCATCGTAAACGGGAGGGACTGTCATTCTTCCTCGATCCCTGCGGGAAAGCAGAGACTCAGCATCCATTAAGAGCATCCGTGGTCGCGGTCACATCGCCGCATCCAATCCAGAGCGACCGCTCGTCAGCGGAATGCCGGGCAGCGAGGCGGTGTTTCAGTGTGGAGATCCGACGCTGGAGCCCACCTTCCCCCAGCCTTCTTGGTTTTGGAGGGCGGCGGAGCGCCGGAGGATGACGGCGGGAGGAGACAAATAAACACTCGATCATCGCTCGCTTTAGCAGGCTAACGCTAGGTAGTCGTTAGCTTAGTGGTTGTTTTTCTTACCTAGGAgttcccccccccacacacacacacttcattcCCTGCTTATGTGGAGACATGCTGGAGGCGAGGAGGACATTTGTGTCAAGGAGAAAGCATCTTTGTTGTCGACGTGCCTGACGGCTGCAGCGCTAGCTAGCTCTTTTTCgtcattttgattttttccACCCCACTGACGAGGATGCTTGCAGAGGAGAGCGACTGAATGAGCACCTGAACACATCCATCAAGGTCATGACACTGAGAGAATGATCATGCTAGAAAAACAGGTAAGACATCAAAGGGATATTTTAATGCCATGCACACCTGGAGGGGCTCATTTGCATGCGGCTAATTGGCGCTAATTAGCCTCACCGATGACCTCGGTGTGTTACTGCCACTCTGTCTTTTATCAACAATATCATCAtccagacatttttattttcattaaaaagaatCCTATTGTAATTCTACCTTTAATCAATAGTTTGTATTGACGTATACTGCATTTAGAGGCGATTCCTCATGAAAAAGATGTTTGCTAACTTTGGTAGCAGTAAAACTACTGTTCAAATGCTGCATTCAGAGCTGCTGGGAATttggaaaaataacaaacctcGTTTTTTTGGATCGTTTtagaaatatatacaaaaaaacaacctcacACATAGATTATACAATACACATTAAATCAAAGTTTTCTGGTGTTTTAGTGTGTCTCTGTGGCAGCGTTGCACTTTTGCCTGTCGGAGGTTAAAAAGGTTTGCAACATCCCAGTGTTCAGGAAGGCAGCATCTCTTGTGCCCTCCTACTGTCATAAATCAGGGaaagaaaataatgttaaaacgtcACAACTGAAGTGTTGAGAGCTACCAGCATATACCTTTGCCTGGTTACTTGTTGCTAGGGTCAcccgggtatgctggagcctatcccagctgactttgtgcgagaggtggggtacaccctggacagtcgccagccagtcgcagtcatattttttaaaagtgtctttttgacatgcattatttccaggcttttgcaGGCCACATTAAATGATATGGTTGGctgaatcataataataataataataaataaattataattttaaa
Encoded proteins:
- the ptgesl gene encoding prostaglandin E synthase 2 isoform X1 produces the protein MLTNMAAACTRSLLKVGWTMLDSPAIRRPGTIAYLYRRAYGTWCSGETGGRSRLLSSLRGGGSRALGCAFLLGGGLGLYHTVKFYWVQQHLAQEHPKESDRGVRLTLYQYKTCPFCSKVRAFLDYHGLAYEIVEVNPVMRQEIKWSTYRKVPILMVDEDVQLNDSSVIVSSLKTYLASKEKNMADILRCYPEMKSVNEGGKEVMEYNNKYWLMLSEADTALVYPEKGMQKEEMKWRKWADDWLVHLISPNVYRTTGEALASFDYIVREGKFGSLEGFFAKYVGAAAMFIIAKRLKSRHNLQDDVRQDLYKAVNDWVAAIGKTRKFMGGDCPNLADLAVFGVLRVMEGLQAFDDMMANTKVKHWYRRMETATQNHQGRH
- the ptgesl gene encoding prostaglandin E synthase 2 isoform X2 produces the protein MRQEIKWSTYRKVPILMVDEDVQLNDSSVIVSSLKTYLASKEKNMADILRCYPEMKSVNEGGKEVMEYNNKYWLMLSEADTALVYPEKGMQKEEMKWRKWADDWLVHLISPNVYRTTGEALASFDYIVREGKFGSLEGFFAKYVGAAAMFIIAKRLKSRHNLQDDVRQDLYKAVNDWVAAIGKTRKFMGGDCPNLADLAVFGVLRVMEGLQAFDDMMANTKVKHWYRRMETATQNHQGRH
- the ptgesl gene encoding prostaglandin E synthase 2 isoform X3, translated to MADILRCYPEMKSVNEGGKEVMEYNNKYWLMLSEADTALVYPEKGMQKEEMKWRKWADDWLVHLISPNVYRTTGEALASFDYIVREGKFGSLEGFFAKYVGAAAMFIIAKRLKSRHNLQDDVRQDLYKAVNDWVAAIGKTRKFMGGDCPNLADLAVFGVLRVMEGLQAFDDMMANTKVKHWYRRMETATQNHQGRH